The region taaactggccaaataggggcgctgcgtacggatagaatgtctgtatattcatacggcaaccgtacggatagccactaccTAAAATTGTGATGACTAAaataagatgaaaaataaagacaCGTTCCAATAAAATAGAGCAAGAAGAGTTTGGTTGtaactttgtttctgttttttcgGGCGggagaaaagaaaatacagttaGTGAAGAGGCTTAGATGAGAAGGAAGAGCAGCAGAAACTAAAACCTAGAATATATGACGTAAGAATTAAAAGAACAGCTGCGTAATTagtaaagtaattaataaaCACATCAGGAAAAAACAGTTTGTGAACAAAAGTGATCATAATCAGgaaattagtatttatttattaaagaaaataggaaagtttaaaaaaaaaaaacgttgtaGATGTTATTTAAGAATAAATCAGGGCTTTTCGCTTTTTTTGGTCATATATGTTTTATTACATATATTTGTCCTCtacatttaacccatccctggggagcagttaggggttaggagacttgctcaacatcccacaacgATGGCCcgctttttctttttacaaagaAATGTGGAAGTTTGAGACGAAAGTCCTGATTAATGTTAGACTTTTAAAACTGGTTTCATTCAGTTTGATTTAAAAGTAAAGCGTATGGTAACAGAATTATGAAAAATTGCGGAAAGTATTTTTTGTTGACGTTTAgatataaaaagtaaataaaataaaataaagtgacgTCACCGCCCTCAAGGGGAAGCAGAGAGTGAGCTTCCGGttcacacagaagaagaagagaaagaagaagaagaagaagaagaagacaacgCAACACGCGTAAACCTTTGTGAGTCCGCGCCTCAATGTGTGGTTGTTTTACAgtcacagtgtgtttgtgtatctgtgtgagagagaggaCTTCCAGCTGGGGCATTACCCTCCGTTACCCGAAAAATAGCGACTAAAGTCGGACTGATGGCAGCGGCAGGAACCGCTACACACGGAGGAGAAGGAGAGGAGGACACATCACAACTACTGTTCCCTAAAggtacacaacacaacacacacacaccacaactACTGTTCTTTATGGGCTTatgctacgaagctagattattatattttggattaatctccgttagcgggcttcacctatccaaacattccctgtcagagagaagctgtcctacgaatctcGATTACAACaagctaatttaagccaagtgatttcTTCCTCGGTACATGCGCGCTCACATataaggggtggagattgcagcgtctgaccaatcaatggagaacctggcagagcaACTGTCTttacaatggaggaacagctaatgatcttaaacaaatataattaatttaaatccatgataacagtgaagagcaacagtgttagagCAACgtaccaggaggcggagcttttatacttgcTCAGATTAGATCCACTTCATAAAATGGTCCTGATCAGGTTAGGggttgcttaagtttaaaattatgaataattaaaatttattatttaaaccaaaaacaaccctgttacagaaaaagcaggaatgaaagaacccaggcaggaagctgctgacactgttaatgcgtaaaagtacgagattatttatgatattattcctttggatgataaacggacagcgcttcactttattacagcacacacgttttactattcaagtagacctatttatcacacacacacactgggatgagagcacattgtttcactgtctgtagtatgttcctgctgatgctgtcagcctcactatagctTATGAAGGaaggaattaattaattatcgTGCATAcgaagacacaggcttcatcagctgactatagatcagtccatcagatataaatctatatgtttcctaaaggatgtcatcagtaaatgaaaggattgtattaatgtctaaatattctctctcctgtcagcgtcagatcagatccacacagtgacgtgttcacacatcaccttttatcaGACAGCTCGCTTtttaagagaactgattggtcaggaggcaggaTTTTAGCACTCGCTAAGATCCTAGCAGGAACAAAATCagctcccgaccaggttagtcgttcagcctaagttaccatggtgattagACATTAGGTAGTTTcataggacagcacacactgattaaatcctggaagttagcgcgatatgGCCGTAAAGgtatacaacacacacacacacacaactactgtTCTCTAAggtcctgtactatgaagctggataagtatatcccgTTATGTGTGTGATATCTGTACTATGACGCAGGACATAAACATGTGcactaacccaggtgatttcaacCTGGCTACGTGTGCACTCCTGTGATGGGGCGGAGTTAgcagcatcagaccaatcacaatcacagagaaactgtgtaTAGCAACTTGCGTTACAATTGAgaaacaattctttaaaaatatgaagaaagcaggaagaaaataacacagacaggaagtgatgaCACTGTTTATGATGATCAATATTAATCCATGCACTCTGTTCACGTTCACTTTATTACCTTTGTGTCACAGTGTGTGCATtctcatagtgtgtgtgtgtttgtgcgtgtgtgtcagaGTTTGAGGGGGCGGAGTCTCTGCTGAACTCAGAGGTCCACATGCTGTTGGAACACAGGAAGCAGCAGAACGAGAGTGCTGAGGACGAACAGGAGCTGTCTGAGGTTTTTATGAAGACGCTCAACTACACGGCACGATTCAGTCGCTTTAAGAACAGAGAGACCATCACCGCTGTacgcaggcacacacacacacacacacacacacacacacacacacacacacaaccatgaTTCAGTCGCTTTAAGAACCGAGAGACCATCACCGTTGTttacaggtacacacacagcTAGTTCTAACCCtgatatttctgtgtgtgttcagtcTGTTGCTGCAGAAGAAGCTTCATAAGTT is a window of Gouania willdenowi chromosome 13, fGouWil2.1, whole genome shotgun sequence DNA encoding:
- the polr2d gene encoding DNA-directed RNA polymerase II subunit RPB4, whose translation is MAAAGTATHGGEGEEDTSQLLFPKEFEGAESLLNSEVHMLLEHRKQQNESAEDEQELSEVFMKTLNYTARFSRFKNRETITAVRSLLLQKKLHKFELASLANLCPEAAEEAKALIPSLEGRFEDEELQQILDDIQTKRSFQY